The Juglans microcarpa x Juglans regia isolate MS1-56 chromosome 8S, Jm3101_v1.0, whole genome shotgun sequence genome has a window encoding:
- the LOC121245129 gene encoding glutaredoxin-C6-like, translated as MQDLRRCSDDVFRLDLTSPATASSSPLSIDVAESVEARIRRLISEHPVIIFSRSSCCMCHVMKKLLSTIGVHPTVIELDDREIAFLPPSSDTDTDSPPTPNPAVFIGGTSVGGLESLVSLHLSGHLVPKLVEVGALWV; from the coding sequence ATGCAGGACCTACGACGTTGCTCAGACGACGTCTTCCGCCTCGACCTGACCTCTCCAGCCACCGCATCCTCCTCGCCCCTATCCATCGACGTGGCCGAGTCGGTTGAGGCCCGAATCCGGCGCCTCATATCCGAGCACCCGGTGATTATCTTCAGTCGATCCTCCTGCTGCATGTGCCACGTCATGAAGAAGCTCCTCTCCACCATCGGCGTCCACCCCACCGTCATCGAATTGGACGACCGCGAGATCGCCTTCCTCCCGCCCTCTTCCGATACAGACACCGACTCCCCCCCCACACCCAACCCTGCCGTATTCATTGGCGGCACCTCCGTCGGAGGCTTGGAGTCTCTCGTTTCCCTCCACCTCAGTGGCCACCTCGTCCCCAAGCTCGTCGAAGTCGGTGCTCTCTGGGTATGA